Proteins from a genomic interval of Psychrobacter urativorans:
- a CDS encoding tetratricopeptide repeat protein: protein MKLLKAALFTAIFSCAGIANADLVANVPLDTSRFEIMNVSELSARANQGNDHAQFYLAKRLQKGQGITQDTQKAIQWYTRAAEQGVAPAQLNLGIMYLRGEGVQPNLQQARKWLEKAAMRGDNRASYTLALLDEKQKNLVDAYKWYDLAARDGMLDDNVRSKARGKIGQLALNLSNSDIVSARTQADRWFQNK, encoded by the coding sequence ATGAAATTGTTAAAAGCCGCATTGTTCACTGCCATTTTTTCTTGTGCCGGTATTGCCAATGCAGACTTAGTGGCGAACGTGCCACTGGATACTTCACGCTTTGAAATCATGAATGTCAGTGAGTTGTCTGCTCGTGCCAATCAAGGTAACGATCACGCCCAATTCTACTTGGCAAAACGCTTACAAAAAGGTCAAGGAATTACCCAAGATACGCAGAAAGCCATCCAATGGTACACCCGTGCCGCTGAACAAGGCGTTGCTCCAGCCCAGCTGAACCTTGGTATCATGTACTTGCGCGGTGAAGGCGTACAGCCAAACCTACAGCAAGCGCGTAAGTGGTTAGAAAAAGCAGCCATGCGCGGTGACAATCGTGCCAGCTATACCTTAGCCTTGCTTGACGAAAAGCAAAAAAACTTGGTTGATGCTTATAAATGGTATGACTTAGCGGCTCGTGATGGTATGTTAGACGACAATGTACGTAGCAAAGCCCGTGGTAAAATTGGTCAATTAGCGCTTAACTTATCAAACTCTGATATCGTCAGCGCCCGTACCCAAGCCGATCGCTGGTTCCAAAATAAATAA